ATCTTCTCTCTTTTAGCCTTAATTATCGCTTGCTGCCAACCCCTTCGCGATCGCAATGTGGCGCTTGGATGTGGCTAGGTCGTTGGCTACCGAAGGAGAGGGGAGGTCTGGGAAAACTTTCCAGCCAACTGGTTGTTTTTTCCAACCACCCATCCCCTTGCGCCTTCAGGACATTTCCCCAGCCGCGCTAGTAAGCACCGTTATTTTTGGGAAAAATCACGATACCAATGGTTTTGACCACAATCCACAGGTCCATGAACAAGTTGTAGCATTTGACGTAGTAAACATCCATTTGCACGCGCCGTTCGTAAGGGATATCGTTGCGACCAGATACTTGCCACAAACCAGTGATACCGGGACGAATGCTGAGGACTTTGGGCATGTGACGGCCGTATTTGGGCAGTTCTTCCACCACCAAAGGACGGGGTCCAACCACGCTCATATCGCCTTTCAGCACGTTCCAAAATTGAGGAAACTCATCCAAACTGGTCATGCGCAAAAATTTGCCAATCCAAGTAATGCGCGGGTCGTTTTTTAATTTAAAATTATCCTCAAATTCGGCTCGCAAGTGGGGTTCGCGCGCAATCATTTCCGCCAGTACGTCGTCAGCGTTTTGTACCATGGTGCGGAATTTGATGCAGCGAAATTTCCGGTAATTTTTGCCTACCCGTTCTTGGACATAAAAAATGGGTCCTGGGGAACTGACGGCGATTAAGAATCCCAAAATTAGATAGACCGGGGAAAATAAAATTAAAACCGCCAGCGAAAAGGTAATATCAAACAATCGCTTGCCGGTAGCCGCGTTGAGGAATTTGGCAGCAGCAATGGCGGCCATTAAGGGGGGGATAGAAAACCAGCGGGGACGTATGTTTCCCTTCAACAGGTTCCGAAATGGGAGACCACCTCGCGTATCGAGCCATTTCCGCTGGCGTTGAGCGACGTCGAAACGCCGTTCGATGTATTGGCTATTAGCAGTCATGTTACTCCTTCCGTTCACACCACACACAGCCCAGATCGTAAACCAGATTTGGTTAGCGATCGCGAGCAATTCACCGTTTAGACGAGGGTAGACCTGATTCTGAGCTGGTCGAAGCACTTGTACCGAGCGCAGCCGAGGGAGCGGATTCTTCTAAACAGCGTCTGACAAACGCCACGTATTTCTCTTGAAAGATTGTAGGCGTAAATCGTTCCGCTTGCGAACGTGCCATTTCTGGACTTAGCCTACTTTTATACCATTCAAACGCCTCTA
Above is a genomic segment from Geitlerinema sp. PCC 9228 containing:
- a CDS encoding sugar transferase; the encoded protein is MAAIAAAKFLNAATGKRLFDITFSLAVLILFSPVYLILGFLIAVSSPGPIFYVQERVGKNYRKFRCIKFRTMVQNADDVLAEMIAREPHLRAEFEDNFKLKNDPRITWIGKFLRMTSLDEFPQFWNVLKGDMSVVGPRPLVVEELPKYGRHMPKVLSIRPGITGLWQVSGRNDIPYERRVQMDVYYVKCYNLFMDLWIVVKTIGIVIFPKNNGAY